The region GGCGTGCGACCGCTGCACTCAAGGCGTCATGGACGTTGGGAACGATCACCTGTGGGGGCGGTGCCGCTGTCGGTGCCATGAGGAGGCTAGGCCATGACCTACGACGTTCCTGCCTGGGCCGACAAGCGATCCTACGATGCTGGATTCGATGATGGGCGGGCCTGCGTGGATGAGCCGAAGCCCGATGGATGGCACACCTATCATGTCTGCGACGGCCTACTGCGCGAACTGACCCGCATCGACGGCGGCGACCTGTACTGCGTCGCATGCGGCGTCTGGTTCCGCTCCGTCATCGGAGTCGGGCGGGTCTCTACAGAGGCGACGGAGCGACCGGACCTAGAAGCGGCGCTGGACGAACTCGCGGAGGCGTTCCCGGTAGACGAGGTTTCGGACGCCCCGTGGGTTGCCGAGCGCGGCTCCATCGTGTGGATGGTCCGCGAAGGTGCGGGCGGGCCGCAGATCGGCAACTTCATCCTCGAAGCTGACGCCCGATGGGTAGCCGACGCCCGGAACCGTGCCGCTCTCACCGGGGCCACATCACCCTCTGAGCCGAGCCGGGAGGACGCCGTTGAGTTGACGGATGGCCTCGATAGACCGAGCGGCGTCTACATGTGCCTCGCCTGCGGATCATCCGTCACGCCCGACCCATTCAATGACGGCGGAGGGGTGGACTTCGGCAAGCGCGAGGTCTACCCGATCGGCTCGCGGACTCGATGCGAGTGCCCATGCCACCGCAACGCCGGAGCAGCACCGGAGGAGGAGCGGAGCTGATGGGTGAGCCGCGAATGCCGATGGATCAGCACGGCGCAACGCTGACGTTGGGCGAGAAGATCATCGGCCACGGGGAGGTAACGGGTGTCCGCTTCCCCATCGGCATCTGTAACGGCTGCGGTGGTCGCGTGGTCAACGTCGAGACAGGCGAAGGTCACGGATCGCATGACCGCCCCGCCGAGCCACGAGAGCCTGCGACAGCGGCGGGACCGCTCCCGACCCGCATCCAGTACGCCCATGGTGGCGGTCGGTTCCACCGTGGCACTCACCTGCTCGCGGACTACTTCGATCGCGAGACGGGTGACCTGATCGAGCGAGCGTTCGAGGCCGAGGCCCGCGCCGCTGCGCCGTCTGCGCTGGACGAGTACATGCTCGCCTCAGCCGTGCGGAGTGCTTCAGCGATCATGGAGAGAGAGCGCCCGACCGACTGGGCGAACTTCATGGGCGGCGAAGGAACCATCGCGGCGAAGATGGCGGGTGGCAGATTCGGGCACCTGATCCTCGCCGAGTACGCCCGCCTCTCCGCTCAGGCTACCGAGGAGACGGCCGCACCGGCGCCCTGGCCCGGCGACTTCAGCCCCGACGACGAGCGCGACGGGGGGCACAGCGAGCGATGAGGGCCGAGCTGCAGGGCGACCCGCGCATCGACCACCTGGCCGCGCTGTACGAGGCCGAGGTGGCCTACCGCGAGCGTGGCCGGCGCCCCGAGCTGGACCCGACCAGGCGGGCCACCGCGGCCGCGCTGTTCGGCGCCGCCAGCCGGACCCGGGAGCGGCGGCTGGAGCTGCTGAGACTGTGGAAGATCGCCTGACCGATGCGACCCGAGCCGAGCCAGGGGGAGTCCGTGCCCGACGTCGAGGCTGCCTGGGAGGCGCTGTCGCGGCCGCAGATGCCGCCGGAAGCGCCTGTCGACCCGGATCCTGCGGCGTCGACCAGCGGGGCGCAGACCGAGGAGCTGAGCCTACCCGCGTGGTTGACCGATCCCGAGGGCCTGACGCCGGTCGACCTCGCAGACTGGCAGCGCGGCGCCGAGGCCCTGGCCCGCATGCCGGCGCGCCGGCAGCTGGAGCTGACGGCGGGCATCGCCGATCTGCGGAGCGCGGCGCTCGAGCAGCTGGCGCGGGCCAGCGGGCACGTCGATCGCCTGCGCTGGGACACCGAGGCCATGCTCGAATCGGGCATCGGCCAACGGCTCGGGGTGCGGACCCTGGCCGAGATGAGCATGGAGCCACCGCCGCCGATGCTCTTCGGCCGGCTCGACCCGCTGGGCCACACCGTGCTGTTCGGCACCGGCGGCGTGGGCAAGGGCCTGCTGGCGGCGTGGTGGACCCTGCAGCTGGCCAAGGCCGGCCAGCGGGTGCTGATCTGCGACTACGAGAACCATCCCGACGAGTGGGCGCGGCGGGTGTACGCCATGGGCGGCTCGCACCTGCTGGGCGAGGTGATCCATGTCGCGCCGCTGACCGCGGCCTGGGGTGGCCAGCGCGGGGCGATCTGGGAGCAGGCCGACGACCTGCTGCGCCTGGCGAGCGACTGGGACGCGACGTTCCTGGTCATCGACTCGATCGTGCCGGCCTGCTCGGGCACCGACCCTCTCAAGCCGGAGGCGGTGAGCCAGTACGCCGGAGCCCTCGAGCTGATCGGTCGGCCGGCGCTCAGCCTGGGCCACGTCACCAAGAGCGACGACCTGCGCTACCCGTTCGGCTCGGTCTTCTGGCACAACCTGAGCCGGGTCACGTGGTCAGCCAAGAAGAGCGGCGAGCGGATCCTGCTCACCCACCGCAAGCACAACAACTACGAGCGCCAGCCGGCGACGCTGGTCGAGATCAGCTGGCTGGACGGCCTGCCGGTCGACGTGTTCGAGAAGCCGGCCGGCGAGGACCTGGCACGCCGGATCGAGACGGTCCTGCGCTCCGGGCCCCTGACCGTGAGCAAGATCTGCGACGCGCTGGACGAGGACCTCGACGACGAGGAGGCCGAGCCGACCAAGCCGAACAGCGTGCGCACCACCCTGCGCCGTGGCCAGAAGGACAAGCCGCCGCGCTTCGTGAAGATCGGCTCGGACCAGTGGGGCAACGGCTGATGGCTGTCCCGTTTTCTGTCCTGTTGCGTGATGACGCAAATAGTCCTGTTGTCCCGCGGTTTGTCCCGTTTTTGGTCGATTTGAGCACGAATCTTGTCCCGCGAAATCGACGGGACAGCGGGACACCGGAGACGAGGGGACGGGACAGCAGACGCGCCTTTATGGCGCCTGCGTCACGCATGTGCGCGCGCGAGGGATTCGAGGCATGAGCACCAGGTCGACGCGACTGCGTGAGCTGGCCGCTGCCGAGAACCGGCTGGCCTGGCGGCGGCGCAAC is a window of Chloroflexota bacterium DNA encoding:
- a CDS encoding AAA family ATPase, which encodes MPDVEAAWEALSRPQMPPEAPVDPDPAASTSGAQTEELSLPAWLTDPEGLTPVDLADWQRGAEALARMPARRQLELTAGIADLRSAALEQLARASGHVDRLRWDTEAMLESGIGQRLGVRTLAEMSMEPPPPMLFGRLDPLGHTVLFGTGGVGKGLLAAWWTLQLAKAGQRVLICDYENHPDEWARRVYAMGGSHLLGEVIHVAPLTAAWGGQRGAIWEQADDLLRLASDWDATFLVIDSIVPACSGTDPLKPEAVSQYAGALELIGRPALSLGHVTKSDDLRYPFGSVFWHNLSRVTWSAKKSGERILLTHRKHNNYERQPATLVEISWLDGLPVDVFEKPAGEDLARRIETVLRSGPLTVSKICDALDEDLDDEEAEPTKPNSVRTTLRRGQKDKPPRFVKIGSDQWGNG